A region from the Mycobacterium heidelbergense genome encodes:
- a CDS encoding cytochrome c oxidase subunit 4, producing MHIEARLFEFIAAFFVVTAILYGVLTALFATGGEEWAGTTALALTGGLALITATFFRFVARRLDTRPEDYEGAEISDGAGELGFFSPHSWWPILIALSGSVAATGIALWLPWLIVAGVVFVLASAAGLVFEYYVGPEKH from the coding sequence ATGCATATCGAAGCGAGGCTGTTCGAATTCATCGCCGCTTTTTTCGTTGTGACGGCGATCCTGTACGGGGTGCTGACCGCGCTGTTCGCCACCGGCGGCGAGGAGTGGGCGGGCACCACCGCGTTGGCGCTGACCGGCGGCCTGGCGTTGATCACGGCGACCTTCTTCCGGTTCGTCGCCCGCCGGCTGGATACTCGGCCCGAGGACTACGAGGGTGCCGAGATCAGTGACGGCGCAGGGGAATTGGGGTTCTTCAGCCCGCACAGTTGGTGGCCGATCCTGATCGCGTTGTCGGGCTCGGTGGCGGCCACCGGCATCGCGCTGTGGCTGCCGTGGTTGATCGTCGCCGGGGTGGTGTTCGTCCTCGCGTCGGCGGCGGGATTGGTCTTCGAGTATTACGTCGGGCCCGAGAAGCACTGA
- a CDS encoding MmpS family transport accessory protein: MSGPNPPGWEPEGSDSAGEVERQEPESHDELAPLDDGAEIAAADQTGQTDAYSRAYSAPESEHFVTGPYVPADLRLYDYDDYDEPPDADDEHGAPRWPWVVGIAAIAAAVALVVSVSLLVARTDTSKLANPATTTVPSTPPLQDEITTTKPPPPPPPPPPPPPSTETPTPTETPTPTMTPPPPPPPPPATTTAAPPPATSTAAAPVPPPPTTPAGPRQVTYSVTGTKAPGDIISVTYVDASGRRRTQHNVYIPWSMTVTPISQSDVGSVEASSLFRVSRLNCSITTSDGTVLSSNTNDAPQTSC; this comes from the coding sequence ATGAGCGGGCCGAATCCCCCGGGATGGGAACCTGAAGGATCCGATTCCGCCGGCGAAGTGGAACGTCAAGAACCCGAATCCCACGACGAGTTGGCGCCCCTCGACGACGGCGCCGAGATAGCGGCGGCCGACCAGACGGGCCAGACGGACGCGTATTCGCGGGCCTACTCGGCTCCCGAGTCCGAGCATTTCGTGACCGGCCCGTACGTGCCGGCCGATCTGCGGCTCTACGACTACGACGACTACGACGAGCCGCCCGACGCGGATGACGAGCACGGCGCTCCCCGCTGGCCGTGGGTGGTCGGCATCGCCGCCATCGCCGCCGCGGTGGCGCTCGTGGTTTCGGTGTCGCTGCTCGTCGCCCGGACCGACACCAGCAAGCTGGCCAACCCCGCCACGACCACCGTCCCGTCGACCCCGCCCCTGCAGGACGAGATCACCACCACCAAACCGCCGCCTCCTCCTCCGCCGCCACCGCCGCCACCGCCCAGCACTGAGACCCCAACGCCTACGGAGACCCCGACCCCCACGATGACGCCACCTCCGCCACCGCCGCCCCCGCCGGCGACGACCACCGCCGCGCCACCGCCGGCGACCTCAACGGCGGCGGCGCCGGTCCCGCCGCCCCCGACCACGCCGGCCGGGCCGCGCCAGGTCACCTACTCGGTGACCGGCACCAAGGCGCCCGGCGACATCATTTCGGTGACCTACGTCGACGCCTCCGGGCGGCGGCGCACGCAGCACAACGTGTACATCCCCTGGTCGATGACCGTCACACCGATCTCGCAATCCGACGTCGGCTCGGTCGAGGCGTCCAGCCTGTTCCGGGTCAGCAGGCTCAATTGCTCGATCACCACAAGCGACGGAACGGTGCTGTCGTCGAACACCAACGACGCGCCGCAGACGAGCTGCTGA